A genome region from Coffea arabica cultivar ET-39 chromosome 7e, Coffea Arabica ET-39 HiFi, whole genome shotgun sequence includes the following:
- the LOC140011247 gene encoding uncharacterized protein has protein sequence MAVMWSNEVQVMDVVTTAFTVEVHIMDSEANVDWWFIGIYASTDDQIRRNQWEVIERRKVLWGQRWLISGDFNDIASNNEKWGVEEERKRNQFQGNARKKIDKVKKQLKELKDTDCQDKKSRNKMLKRQLKEAYEEEEMFWSQKSRVQWLKEGDRNTHFFHSSVKGRRQRNKLHRLLRENGDWTNSEEEIGEEVVSHYKDLFCSKGTEQVDMVLEGISQAITDQMNLRLTEPVREVEIKEALFSMNPTKAPGPDGMTPNFFQKFWNILKTDVENPTGIKQFRPISLCNVIYKIISKILANRLKKVLDNCISKNQAAFVPGRQILDNVIVSHEYMHYFKNKRQGSQGFMALKLDMSKAYDRVEWGYLKEMMIKLGFCEKWISWIMECITTATFSFNINGEARGYVIPSRGIRQGDPLSPYLFLLVSEGFSNLLAQAESNQKLTGMKISRSGPAISHLFFADDSLIFCKADTCQAEEVLRILEKYGKGSGQMINMDKSSVFFSKNMTQEDQEEICSRLGNIRRVHQGKYLGLPMVITRTKEQIFGYIRDKCQKKVSNWCNKKLSQAGKEVLLKAITMAMPTYAMSCFKLPVKLCKEIMAKFWWGGDNEKRKVHWCSWKKMAAGKNRGGLGFRDLQAFNKALLGKQIWRLLTSPNLLMSKVLKAKYYWNESPLSCEVKGNSSWIWKSLMGAREEVKQGVRKRIGNGKGTRIWEDAWIQDGKDGKLESPKPTGCLMSKVSELISNSRWNSPLVFRTFNTREAGQILNTPVSLTGRPDCYSWSYSTNGQYTVRSAYEAITREGKQQESNGSLKGETSWEGGSEKVWKQLWKLKIKHKQKLFIWKSLNQVLPGREAIYKRIGKGDMICKLCGEGSETVEHIFFHCTKAQMIWQMAPLQWDGIKEHTADFRRWWSILMEIWKARNEAEFEEKDRHPMEVIRKAIKDWEEYQQAQQMEHHMSISETEVAQEDEERLREEDNLLNISVEVGQHAEGQNMGIGVTAENNRSQKCAAWILKERSTGSAVVDNLMAIKLALCKLNEKGWQHIKIQTPCTQVLNMLRPQATSNARLVTHLEDIRDLSSMFRKCSFDSLPVEVNRLSEKLSKLAMRIL, from the exons ATGGCGGTAATGTGGAGCAATGAGGTGCAGGTAATGGATGTGGTAACTACTGCCTTCACAGTAGAAGTCCATATCATGGATTCTGAGGCTAATGTGGACTGGTGGTTCATAGGAATTTACGCTAGCACTGATGATCAAATTAGGAGGAATCAATGGGAGGTGATTGAGAGAAGGAAGGTACTGTGGGGACAAAGGTGGCTGATCTCAGGAGACTTCAATGATATTGCTTCCAATAATGAAAAATGGGGGgtagaagaagagaggaag AGGAACCAATTTCAAGGAAATGCAAGGAAGAAGATTGACAAGGTAAAAAAGCAACTGAAGGAATTGAAAGACACTGACTGCCAAGATAAGAAGAGTAGAAACAAGATGCTAAAAAGACAATTAAAGGAGGCGTATGAGGAAGAAGAGATGTTTTGGAGTCAGAAATCTAGAGTTCAGTGGCTAAAGGAGGGAGATAGGAATACACATTTCTTCCACTCTAGTGTGAAGGGTAGAAGGCAGAGAAACAAGCTTCACAGATTACTACGAGAGAATGGGGATTGGACTAACTCAGAAGAGGAGATAGGAGAAGAAGTGGTGAGCCATTATAAAGACCTCTTCTGCAGTAAAGGGACTGAACAGGTAGACATGGTTCTAGAAGGAATATCACAGGCCATCACTGACCAAATGAACCTTAGACTTACTGAACCTGTTAGGGAGGTAGAAATCAAAGAAGCTTTGTTTTCCATGAACCCAACAAAAGCTCCAGGCCCTGATGGCATGACACCAAactttttccagaaattctggAATATCCTCAAAACAGAC GTAGAAAACCCCACTGGTATAAAGCAGTTTAGACCTATTAGTCTTTGCAATGTCATTTACAAAATCATATCCAAAATACTTGCAAACAGATTGAAAAAAGTGCTGGATAATTGCATCAGTAAAAACCAGGCAGCTTTTGTGCCTGGAAGACAAATTTTGGATAATGTCATTGTCTCTCATGAGTACATGCactatttcaaaaacaaaaggcaggGATCTCAAGGTTTCATGGCTTTAAAGTTAGATATGTCAAAAGCCTATGACAGGGTGGAGTGGGGATATTTGAAGGAAATGATGATCAAATTGGGATTCTGTGAAAAATGGATCAGCTGGATCATGGAGTGCATCACAACAGCTACTTTCTCTTTCAATATAAATGGGGAAGCAAGAGGATATGTGATACCTTCTAGGGGGATTAGGCAAGGTGACCCCTTATCACCGTACCTATTCTTACTAGTCTCTGAAGGGTTTTCAAATCTGCTGGCTCAAGCTGAGAGTAACCAGAAGCTGACAGGAATGAAAATTAGCAGAAGTGGACCAGCAATTAGTCATCTTTTCTTTGCAGATGATTCCCTGATTTTTTGCAAAGCTGATACATGTCAAGCTGAAGAGGTGCTGAGGATATTGGAAAAATATGGAAAAGGTTCGGGACAAATGATAAACATGGACAAGTCTTCAGTGTTCTTTAGTAAGAATATGACACAAGAAGATCAAGAAGAAATCTGCAGCAGACTAGGAAATATAAGAAGGGTGCATCAAGGAAAGTATCTGGGATTGCCAATGGTAATAACCAGAACCAAGGAACAAATATTTGGCTATATCAGAGACAAATGCCAGAAAAAGGTCTCTAACTGGTGCAACAAGAAGCTTAGCCAAGCAGGAAAAGAGGTGTTACTGAAAGCAATCACTATGGCCATGCCAACCTATGCAATGTCTTGCTTCAAGCTTCCAGTGAAATTGTGTAAGGAGATAATGGCAAAATTCTGGTGGGGAGGagataatgaaaaaagaaaagtacaCTGGTGCTCATGGAAAAAGATGGCAGCTGGGAAGAACAGAGGAGGACTAGGATTCAGAGACTTACAAGCTTTCAACAAAGCCTTGTTGGGTAAACAAATCTGGAGGCTCCTCACGAGTCCAAACCTGCTGATGAGCAAGGTGTTGAAAGCAAAGTACTACTGGAATGAGTCACCTTTGAGCTGTGAAGTAAAAGGCAACTCATCCTGGATTTGGAAAAGCTTGATGGGAGCTAGGGAGGAGGTTAAACAAGGTGTAAGGAAGAGGATTGGAAATGGGAAGGGGACCAGAATTTGGGAGGATGCTTGGATTCAGGATGGGAAGGATGGGAAGCTAGAGTCCCCTAAACCCACAGGGTGCCTGATGAGCAAAGTGAGTGAACTGATATCTAATTCTAGATGGAATTCACCACTTGTTTTCAGGACCTTTAACACAAGAGAAGCTGGACAGATACTTAATACTCCTGTAAGCCTAACTGGTCGACCTGACTGCTACTCCTGGAGTTATAGTACCAATGGCCAATACACAGTTAGATCAGCGTATGAGGCAATTACAAGGGAGGGTAAGCAGCAGGAATCCAACGGGAGTCTGAAAGGGGAGACAAGCTGGGAAGGAGGGAGTGAGAAAGTCTGGAAACAGCTATGGAAGTTGAAGATAAAGCATAAACAAAAGCTGTTTATATGGAAAAGTCTGAACCAAGTCTTGCCGGGTAGGGAAGCAATATACAAAAGAATAGGCAAAGGTGACATGATTTGCAAGCTGTGTGGAGAAGGTAGTGAGACAGTTGAACACATCTTTTTTCATTGCACAAAGGCTCAAATGATATGGCAGATGGCACCCCTCCAGTGGGATGGAATTAAGGAACATACTGCTGACTTCAGAAGATGGTGGAGTATTTTAATGGAG atttggaaagctaggaatgaAGCTGAATTTGAAGAGAAGGATAGACATCCAATGGAAGTTATCAGGAAAGCAATTAAGGATTGGGAGGAGTATCAACAAGCACAACAAATGGAACATCATATGAGCATCTCAGAAACAGAAGTAGCACAAGAAGATGAGGAAAGGCTGAGGGAAGAGGATAATCTGCTAAACATCAGTGTTGAGGTAGGACAACATGCAGAAGGCCAAAACATGGGAATTGGAGTTACAGCAGAAAATAACAGGAGCCAGAAATGTGCAGCTTGGATACTGAAGGAGAGAAGTACTGGTTCGGCTGTTGTGGACAACTTGATGGCCATCAAACTGGCACTCTGTAAGCTAAACGAGAAAGGGTGGCAACATATCAAGATCCAAACACCATGTACTCAGGTGCTGAATATGCTACGACCCCAAGCTACTAGCAATGCAAGGCTGGTAACTCACCTGGAGGATATCAGAGACCTTAGCTCAATGTTTAGGAAATGCTCATTTGATAGTTTACCTGTTGAAGTGAATAGGCTCAGTGAAAAACTGAGCAAGCTAGCTATGCGGATACTTTAA
- the LOC113702239 gene encoding putative late blight resistance protein homolog R1B-16 encodes MMNISSSSSTSCFDSALDYLGRLEGNFTKKVNWQFDSDIRQLCSHSRKLKVGIRLLKTFHLYVTKCRRRSNQGTCLGYDKENRGDAKSDRLRPSSISFRIQDLVMGILLGLDSAFFRFKQGASDLSHINCELAKIEENMRCFSETDIEEFNITSWLLYYSLGDSQLAMDFIDSISENLRHLCRVEDEVDEAQRIVLKILEKKLMFLKSFIGFATLQGCEVQQSKDLLVHVEVAAVNAASLMCRYWFQINNEQVHNEMKPEIFELIHKKIDPIDPQVREMYINVLAASKLSRSSYTFTMKENKHLVTEFIDHLLQSLMELLESYTSFLVPVKDQMLKLHQGLRFLVIFLSGQQEKFDELNDEMKDLIGFVVSDAGIVIVSLSVNEMKEGLHKETDLALSHLLEVLKLIIAEVGHIYSAPSSSSLTFPRTNELGSLDSLLETLKELASSTAASIAFPNDQIRTILEDLVFLRSFLGNVVEQRKRNEKLQALWSRVMKVAYSVELEVDFALAGDQHEHCLDAIARDIKLVKIEAEEIYDSIRYDVETQRLTKITIHMPAQVTAPTFNEALVGLDDEVESIIDRLTRGSSQLDVVAIVGMPGLGKTTLANNVYGDTSIKFHFQILAWCTVSQVYSKHNLLLQILSVIDSNSSDQCHEMNEDDQWHEMNKDDLAQMLYQRDDQWHEMNEDDLAQTLYQRLKRKRYVIVLDDVWDIEGWNLLKHSFPDDCNGSRILLTSRFQNLSLQIKPDSQPHHLRPLTDKESFELLQKKLFAKEDYCPPALREVVQHVAKDCKGLPLTIVLVAGILATTEQDCWEEVARRLRSSIFADDEHCMKTIEHSYNYLPDYLKPCLLYFGASQEDKDIPVRKLLWLWMAEGFVQKTEGKSLEDVADDYLMDLIGRSLVMATKQRSLGGIKVCRVHDLVREFCVAKAREESFLQISHGDDHLTFIGQCNPHRLAIYPTTSQGLKKSMLFFPNLRSLLFFDVYEEAELGEIWFKLLSSKLIRVLDLGYNLAFFSEEVVVFFVHLRYLNIRLDSKAGIPSAIAKLSRLETFVIIKPRGGCILLPNTIWNIKTLRHLVVSSNGSGFEFPIDNLEGSPDLIHLDTLTLAIDSSPQSLQKTLTKIPSIRRLKCVDVHDGVHDGILVLEHLSRLESLKMSSFKGYEFEFPLNLRKLTLSNNRQPWSKISAIGKLPNLEVLKLGCDSFVGEKWEMKEGEFQNLRFLELSELDFRWWTASSDNFCCLEKLVLSSCESLEEVPSCLGEALTLDMIDLEGCRASVVTSVKQIQHQQMDMGNNDLKLMIDRRSDRLKLARLRSKIRIEFSAYIGALRFIERASDF; translated from the exons ATGATGAACATCTCCTCCAGCAGTAGCACTAGTTGCTTCGACTCTGCTTTAGATTATCTGGGCCGGCTtgaagggaattttaccaaaaaGGTGAACTGGCAGTTTGATTCTGATATCCGGCAGTTATGTTCTCATAGCCGGAAGCTGAAGGTGGGGATACGTCTATTGAAAACCTTTCATCTGTATGTAACAAAGTGTAGGAGGAGGAGCAACCAGGGTACGTGTTTGGGATATGATAAGGAGAACAGGGGTGATGCCAAGTCTGACAGATTGAGACCTAGCAGTATTTCGTTCAGGATTCAAGATCTGGTTATGGGGATACTGCTGGGACTTGACTCTGCTTTTTTCAGATTTAAACAAGGTGCGTCAGATCTTAGTCATATCAATTGTGAGCTCGCCAAAATCGAGGAAAATATGAGGTGTTTTTCTGAAACTGATATCGAGGAATTCAACATCACCAGTTGGTTGCTCTACTACTCGCTGGGAGATTCACAACTAGCTATGGATTTTATTGACTCCATTTCAGAGAATCTGAGGCATCTTTGCCGCGTAGAAGATGAAGTTGACGAAGCTCAGAGAATTGTactgaaaattcttgaaaagAAGCTAATGTTCTTGAAGAGTTTCATTGGTTTTGCCACACTTCAAGGTTGTGAGGTTCAGCAATCAAAAGATCTGTTGGTCCACGTCGAAGTTGCGGCTGTCAATGCTGCAAGCCTGATGTGTAGATACTGGTTTCAGATAAATAATGAACAAGTTCACAATGAGAtgaaacctgaaattttcgaactGATACACAAGAAGATTGATCCCATTGACCCCCAGGTCCGAGAAATGTATATCAATGTCTTGGCAGCTTCCAAGTTATCAAGATCGTCCTACACTTTCACTATGAAGGAGAATAAGCATCTTGTGACTGAATTTATTGATCATCTCCTGCAGAGTCTTATGGAGCTATTAGAATCTTATACAAGTTTCCTAGTTCCAGTGAAGGATCAAATGTTAAAACTCCACCAGGGACTAAGATTCCTGGTTATCTTTCTTAGCGGGCAGCAGGAGAAGTTCGATGAGCTAAATGATGAAATGAAGGATCTAATTGGATTTGTGGTCTCTGATGCAGGTATTGTGATTGTCTCCCTTTCTGTGAACGAAATGAAAGAAGGCTTGCACAAAGAAACAGATCTGGCACTTTCTCATCTGCTCGAAGTGCTCAAGTTGATCATTGCTGAAGTTGGACACATTTATTCAgcaccatcatcatcatcacttacTTTCCCTAGGACTAATGAACTCGGCTCTCTTGATTCTCTTCTAGAAACTCTCAAGGAACTAGCAAGCTCTACAGCTGCTTCAATTGCTTTCCCAAACGATCAAATACGCACCATCCTAGAAGATCTTGTCTTCTTAAGATCTTTTCTAGGAAATGTTGTAGAGCAGCGCAAACGAAATGAAAAACTCCAAGCTCTTTGGAGTCGTGTCATGAAGGTTGCTTACAGTGTAGAACTAGAAGTTGACTTTGCACTGGCTGGTGATCAACATGAACATTGTTTGGATGCTATTGCTAGAGATATCAAGCTTGTGAAGATAGAGGCTGAAGAGATCTATGATAGCATAAGATATGATGTTGAAACCCAGAGGCTAACCAAGATTACCATTCACATGCCGGCACAAGTTACTGCTCCAACGTTTAATGAAGCTCTGGTAGGTCTCGATGATGAGGTAGAAAGTATAATTGATAGACTTACGAGAGGATCAAGCCAGTTGGATGTTGTTGCCATCGTAGGTATGCCTGGGCTTGGTAAGACAACTTTAGCCAATAATGTGTATGGTGATACTTCAATAAAGTTCCACTTCCAAATTCTTGCTTGGTGTACTGTTTCTCAAGTATATAGCAAGCACAATTTGTTACTGCAGATTTTGAGTGTTATTGATTCTAACAGTTCTGACCAATGCCATGAGATGaatgaagatgatcaatggcaTGAGATGAATAAGGATGATTTGGCTCAAATGTTGTATCAGCGTGATGATCAATGGCATGAgatgaatgaagatgatttggctCAAACGTTGTATCAGCGTTTGAAAAGGAAGAGGTATGTCATTGTTTTGGATGATGTTTGGGATATTGAAGGGTGGAATTTGTTGAAACACTCATTCCCAGATGACTGCAATGGAAGCAGGATACTCTTAACCAGCAGATTTCAGAATTTATCATTGCAAATTAAACCTGATAGCCAGCCCCACCATCTTCGCCCACTTACCGATAAGGAGAGTTTTGAATTGCTGCAGAAGAAGCTATTTGCCAAAGAAGATTATTGTCCTCCAGCATTAAGGGAAGTTGTACAGCACGTAGCAAAAGACTGCAAGGGCCTACCTCTCACCATTGTCCTCGTTGCTGGAATTCTCGCTACTACTGAGCAAGATTGCTGGGAAGAAGTTGCAAGACGTCTAAGGTCTAGCATTTTTGCTGACGATGAGCACTGCATGAAGACAATTGAGCACAGTTACAATTATTTACCAGATTATTTGAAGCCATGCCTTCTTTATTTTGGTGCATCTCAAGAAGATAAAGACATTCCTGTCAGAAAGTTGTTATGGCTTTGGATGGCTGAAGGATTCGTGCAAAAAACTGAAGGAAAGAGTTTAGAGGACGTGGCGGATGACTATTTGATGGATTTGATTGGGAGAAGTCTAGTTATGGCTACCAAACAAAGATCTTTAGGTGGGATCAAAGTTTGCCGAGTTCATGATTTGGTACGTGAGTTTTGTGTGGCAAAAGCAAGAGAAGAAAGTTTTCTACAAATTTCACATGGGGATGATCATCTTACTTTTATTGGACAGTGTAACCCCCACCGACTAGCTATTTACCCTACTACGAGTCAGGGACTCAAAAAGTCAATGCtatttttccccaatttgcgtTCTTTGCTCTTCTTTGATGTTTATGAGGAAGCGGAACTGGGTGAAATTTGGTTCAAACTTCTATCATCTAAACTTATTAGAGTGTTGGATTTGGGTTACAATTTGGCTTTTTTTTCAGAGGAAGTAGTAGTATTCTTTGTTCACTTGAGGTACTTGAACATTAGATTGGACAGTAAAGCTGGTATCCCATCTGCAATAGCCAAGCTCTCGAGATTAGAAACATTTGTCATAATAAAACCCCGTGGAGGGTGCATTTTGTTACCAAACACTATCTGGAACATTAAAACATTGAGGCATCTTGTCGTATCATCTAATGGAAGTGGTTTCGAATTTCCCATCGACAATCTTGAAGGCTCACCAGATTTAATACATTTAGACACTTTAACCCTTGCAATTGATTCCTCTCCTCAAAGCTTGCAAAAGACACTGACAAAGATTCCGAGCATCCGCAGGCTAAAATGCGTGGATGTCCATGACGGAGTGCACGATGGTATTCTCGTGCTGGAGCACTTGAGTCGACTAGAATCACTTAAGATGAGCAGTTTTAAAGGATATGAGTTTGAATTCCCattgaatttgagaaagttgaCTCTCTCAAATAATCGTCAGCCATGGAGtaaaatttcagcaattggaaAGCTGCCCAACCTTGAAGTCCTTAAATTAGGCTGTGATTCCTTTGTGGGGGAAAAGTGGGAAATGAAAGAAGGGGAGTTCCAAAACCTCCGATTCTTGGAATTGTCAGAGTTGGACTTTCGATGGTGGACCGCCTCTTCTGATAATTTTTGCTGTCTTGAGAAATTGGTTTTGAGTTCTTGTGAATCGCTGGAAGAGGTCCCTTCTTGTTTAGGGGAAGCCCTCACTCTTGACATGATTGACCTCGAAGGCTGCCGTGCGTCTGTTGTGACTTCTGTGAAGCAAATTCAACACCAACAGATGGATATGGGAAATAATGATCTAAAATTAATGATAGATAGGCGCTCTGATCGGTTAAAGTTGGCCCGTCTCAGAAGCAAAATAAGGATCGAATTTTCAG CCTACATAGGTGCTCTTCGTTTTATAGAAAGAGCATCTGACTTTTAA